GGCAATGCCAGCACGGCTCTGGGCATCGAGCACCGCCAGGGCACGCCGTCGTCCTATGAGGTGCTGATCGGTGAGATACCACTTGCCGACGCACTCCAGCGCAGTCCCCACAACGACAAGCTGTACTGCGTGCCGGCCACCATCGATCTGGCTGGTGCCGAGATCGAGTTGGTCAGCATGGTTGCGCGGGAAGGCCGGCTGCGCTCGGCGCTGGGCGCCTTGCGTGATCACAGCTTCGACTACGTCTTCATCGACTGCCCGCCGTCGCTGGGTCTGCTGACCATCAATGCCCTCGTCGCCGCGCCCGAGGTGCTGATCCCGATTCAGTGCGAGTACTACGCACTGGAAGGTGTGGGGCAGCTGCTCCGCAATATCGAGATGGTCAAGTCACACCTCAATCCCGAACTGAACGTCACGACGGTGGTCCTGACCATGTACGACGGCCGTACCCGGTTGGCCGACCAGGTGGCCGAAGATGTGCGTGCACACTTTGGCGACAAGGTGCTGCGAACGGTCATCCCGCGCAGCGTGAAGGTGTCGGAAGCGCCCGGGTATGGGATGACGATCCTCGATTATGACCCGGGCTCACGAGGAGCGATGAGCTATCTCGACGCCAGCCGCGAGATTGCCGAGCGCGGGCGATCGGTCAAGTGATCCAGGTAGTTCCCGAGCAGAAGATCAGCAGGAGAGGTCGATGAACCAGGCGAAGAAGCGCAGCGGATTGGGACGCGGACTGGCGTCGTTGATCCCGACCGGCCCGGGTGAGGGGGAGGCGCTGGGCGCTCCGCGGATCGGCGACAGTGCTGCCGATGTCTTGATGGGGGGCGCGCCGAAGCCCGCCGCACCGGCACCGACGGCTGCCGAGGAAGCGGCCGTCGCGGAGTTCGGCGCGGTGTACCGCGAGATCGATCCGACGCTCATCGATCCGAACCCGCGCCAGCCCCGGCAGGTTTTCGATGAAGAGGCGCTCTCCGAGTTGATCCACTCCATCAAGGAGTTCGGCGTCATGCAGCCGATCGTGGTGCGGGCGATGCCGGCCGTCGACGGCGCTACGCGCTATCAGCTGGTGATGGGGGAGCGGCGCTGGCGGGCATCGCAGGAAGCCGGACTGACTGCCATCCCGGCCATCGTCCGAGAGACCGCGGACGACAGCATGCTGCGCGACGCCCTGCTGGAGAACATCCACCGCGCTCAGCTGAATCCGTTGGAAGAGGCCGCGGCCTACCAACAGCTTCTCGAAGAATTCGGGGTAACCCACGACGAGTTGGCGTCCCGGATCGGTCGATCGCGTCCGCTGATCTCGAACATGATCCGACTTCTGCGCCTGCCCATCGCCGTTCAGCGACGGGTCGCGGCAGGTGTGCTTTCCGCCGGACATGCCAGGGCGCTGCTGGCCCTGGAGGGCGGTCCCGAGCGCCAGGAAGAACTCGCGGCGCGGATCGTGGCCGAGGGTCTGTCGGTACGGGCGACCGAAGAGGCCGTCACGCTGGCGAACCGGAACGGTCCGGCGGACCCCCCGGCACCGCGACGCAAGCCGATCCAGATGCCCGGTCTGCAGGATGTCGCCGAACAGCTGTCGACGGCGTTCGATACGCGGGTCACCGTGAGTCTGGGTAAGCGTAAGGGCAAGATCGTGGTCGAGTTCGGCTCCGTCGATGATCTGCAACGCATCGTCGAACTGATGAACTCCGCCAAGTAATGAGGGGGCTGTTTTCGCGCTGTTTTTCCACGACCGGGGACAAGGGCGAATTACGTCACTGTGACACTGGCCGCTCCCGAACTCGACGCGCGACGACCCCATCACGGAGATCACATGTGTGACAACGTATTTGGTCCAGAGCATCGAATCGGCCGCATTTCTCCTATCCTGGAGGTCCGTGCGCTCTCCAGAATCGAAGGGTGAGGACTCGAAGTGTCAGCGCGAATCAGCTCGCTTCGGCTCGAGGCGTTCGATCAGTTGCCCAAGCACGCGCGACGCTGTGTGTTCTGGGAAGTGGACCCCTCGACGGTGCAGGGTGAGGATCACCTGGCCGACCCGGAGTTCGAGAAGGAAGCATGGCTGTCGATGGTCATGTTGGAATGGGGCTCGTGCGCGCAGGTGGCACTGGTGGGACCGGATGCTCCCGGCGAGCAAGACTTCTCTGAGCTGACCATCGATGCCCCGTGCTCGGGATACGCCTTCTACGCACCGCCCGGTGCGGTGCCGCGCGCCTCCCGCTTCCCGACCGGACCGGTGAGTGCCGACGCGGTCTTGCTGACCTCGCTGGGTGTCGACTCGGCTGAAGACGGGGACGATCTGTCCCGGGCATTGGTAGCGGCCGTCGCCGCCGATCTTATTCGGCGCGGGGTGCGCGCCCTCGAGGCATTCGGGCGGACGGCTTTGGCCGACGATCTGTGCGCGGACGGTGCGACTGCGGAGCTGGCATCCGTGATCGAGGCGCTCGGCGACTGTTCGGCCGGGCAGTGCATCGTATCGGCGGAGTTCCTCAGCGCGGCAGGATTCGAGGTTGTCGCGCCCCATCCGTACTTCCCCCGGCTGCGACTGGAGCTCGAGCAGGGACTGGGCTGGAAGGCCGATGTCGAGGCTGCCCTGGAACGGCTGTTGGAAAGTGCCCGCCTGCAGGTACCCGTCGGTGCCGCAGCCGCAGTCAGTTGAGCGGCGCCGCTCGAGGGGGGTTGAAACCGGAGAGGTCAGCTGGGGGCGACGCGGCCGGCTTCGACAGACAGCTCGTGGGCCAGTAGTTCGGCGAAGGTGAACGTACCTGTCGGGCGATCGTCCTTGCCGAGCAGGTACAGTCGCTTCACCGCGGCCAGCATCCCCTCTGCGATGGCATCGCGAGATGCAGCTGACGCCAACAGCGTTCGATCATGTGTATTGGTCACATAGCCGAGATCGACCTGCACCGTGGGCATCCGGGTCAGCCGCAGCAGGTCCCAGGTCCGGCCATGCACGCGACAATCACGGGATCCGGTGCGCGCCACGAGTTCTCGTTGAATGAAATCGGCAAGATTGCGGCCGATGGTGGACACCGAGCCGTGCGAATTGCCGAAGTGGAACGAGGCGACGCCGCTGGCGGTGGCACTGCTGTGCGTGGTGCAGCGCAGGCTGATCATCAGATCGGCGCCCACCGTGTTGGCGGTGGCGGCCCGTTCGGCATCCGAGGGGCTGCTGGCGGCCGAGCGGGACAGGAAGGTGTCCATGCCGATGGCAGTCATCCTGCCTTCGAGTCGGCTCGCCAGATCCCACAGGATGTCGGCCTCGCTGATCGGGCCCTCGGGACCCTGGATGATCGCCCCCAGATCGCTGCCGCCACGGCCCGGATCGATGATGACCCGCTTACCGGACAGCCGCGGCCCCGAGCGGCGCACCAACTCCTCCTCGCGGATGGCGTGGGGTGAGCCGCCGGTGACCCGGGAGCCCAGAAAGTAGAGCGACCGCAGTGTTTCCGGGCCACAGATACCGTCCGGGAACAGGCCGTACTCGCGCTGGAAGAACATCAGTGCGTTGTGCGTCTGCAGCCCGAAATGCCCGTCGACCAGGCCGGTGTAGAACCCGAGATCCTGCAGTCTGGCCTGCAGGGTGGCCACATCGTCGCCGTACATCGGTGCGCCGAACTGGTGCGACAACGTGCGCGCACCCAGTTGATAGGAGGCTTCGCGCAAGGCGCGGGCGGTGGCCTCACCGACCAGGCCGTCGACGAGCAGGCCTCGGTGCTGCTGGAACGCACGCACGGCATGGTCGAGTTCGGCATCGAACAGATCGGCGACGATGTGCTTGCCGGTGGTCGGTTCGGCGTCCGGGTGCTCGAGCATGCCCAAGCCGGCCAGTGCCGCTCTGATCTCGACGACCGCACTTCCGCGGTCGCCGCGACGCAGTATCGACATTCTTGGCCTTTCCGACATTGAGCACCCCCCCGAACCGACGGCAATGGCACTCCGGACAGACAGTATTGTCTCAGATACCGCTTAAAATCCGGAAAACCTCGGCGTGTGATGCGCCGAACCGTCCTCAGGCGAGATCGTCGGCGATCTCGCGCAGCAGCGCCGCCTTGCCCTTCGCGCCGACGATCCGCTTGACCGGCTGACCGTCCTTGAACAAGATCATCGTCGGGATCGAGACAACCTGGAAGTCACGCGCGGTCTCGGGGTTCGCGTCGACGTCGAGCTTGGCCACGGTGAGCTCACCGGACTTCTCCGCGGCGATCTCCTCGAGCACGGGGGCGACCATCTTGCACGGGCCGCACCAGGTTGCCCAGAAGTCGACCAGCACCGGGGTTGAACTGGACAGCACATCCTGCTTGAACGAATCGTCGGTGACCGTGACGGTCGCAGAGTTCTCAGCCATGAATATCTCCTAATCTTCGGTGGGAGCCGGGAATTCGGTGAGCCAGCGCTCGGTGTCGAGGGCTGCCGAACAGCCGGAGCCGGCGGCGGTGATGGCCTGGCGGTAGGTGTGGTCCACCAGATCGCCTGCAGCGAACACGCCTTCGACCGACGTCGCGGTGCTGCGCCCGATCACCTTGACGTAACCGTCGTCATCGAGGTCGACCTGGCCCTTGACCAGATCCGAGCGCGGGATGTGCCCGATCGCGACGAACACACCGGACACGGCGAGCTTGGACTCTTCACCGGTTACCGTGTTGCGCAACCGAATTCCGGTGACCTTCGGGTCACCCTCGATCTCGTCTACAGCGGTGTTGGTCAGGATGGTGATCTTCTCGTTGGCCTGCGCGCGCTCGAGCATGATCTTGGACGCCCGGAACTCGTCACGGCGGTGGATCAGCGTGACGCTGCGGGCGAACTTGGTCAAGAAGATCGCCTCTTCCATCGCCGAGTCGCCGCCGCCGATCACGGCGATGTCCTGCTCGCGGAAGAAGAACCCGTCACAGGTGGCGCACGTGCTGACACCCAGACCGATGCGCTCCTGCTCGCCGGGGATCCCGAGCTGGCGGGCGGCGGCGCCCATGGCCAAGATCACGGACTTCGCGCGGAAGGTCTCGTCACCGACGGTCACCGTCTTGACCGGACCGCTCAGGTCCACCGAATCGACGTCTTCCATGCGCAGGTCGGCATCGAAACGCAGCGCCTGCTCGCGCATCTCCTCCATCAGATTCGGTCCGGTGATGCCTTCCCGGAAGCCGGGGTAGTTCTCGACCTCGGTGGTCGTCATCAGCGCACCGCCGAAGGAAATGCCCTCGAACACCAACGGCTTCAGTTGCGCGCGGGCGGTGTACACCGCCGCGGTGTACCCGGCCGGGCCGGATCCGATGATGATCACGTCGTGGATGGGGGACGTGTCCTCAGAAGTGGTGGACATCGTGGATATCCCAGCCTTTCTGCCGCATAAGCGGCGTGAGTTCAAACATCAGCGTAGGCCGCGGTGTTCCCGAGCGGCATGTGAGGGGCGCGGCAACACCGAACTGGTCAGCAACCTCGGGTTTGTGGCGGGGCAGCCAGCCGCCACCACGACCGCGACCATCTCATCCGGCGTGGATCCGGGCAGCACCAGCAGCACGCCATCGGGCACCGGTTGGGCGCCGAGGATGGGCGTGTCGGCCGGGCGGCCGATCCCGGTCAGGCAGGCCGGAGGGTCCGTCAGCGGTCCCAGCACCGGGGGACGAATGAGCAGGGCCTCGATGGCTTCGGCTGGCAACGGCAGTCCCGGCGGTATGGACTGTTCGGTGACGTGTCTGGCCGTCGTGTAATCCGCCCGCGTTCCGGTGGCCGGGCGGGTCTCGGTGTCGATGAGCGCCAGGCTGCCCAGCACGATCGAAACGCCGACCGCGAGCAGACCGCCGAACTGCCAGGTGCGCCGGTGGACCGACGGACGGTCGGCGTGCCGCAGCGGGGCCCCACCACCGGGTACCACCCGGTGATTCCCGCGCAGTGCCGCGACGACGGCGGCGGTCACCTCCGGGGGCGGAGCGGGTGCCGGTGCCTCGGCGAGGTCGGCGAGCTCACGGCGGACCCTGGCGGTGGTCGCGTCGTCGGGCTCGGTGGGCACTGCTCCATCATCGCGCCACCGATGCGCTCAGGTGGGCCAGGGTCGCCGCGAGTTTGGACCGGCCGCGCGCGCACCGACTCTTCACGGTGCCCTCTGGCACACCGAGCAGGGCGGCCGTCTCGGCCACCGAGAACCCCTGCATATCGACGGCAACGATCGCCGCGCGCTGGTCGATCGGAAGCCGCATCAACGCCTTCTCCACCACGATCGCGGTGTCCAATGCCGTGGTGGGGTCCGGGGCATGGCCGGCGAGTTCCGGATCCAGCGGCGCGGTGGGTCGCGCCCTGTGCCGTCGCAGCCGGTCCAGGCAGGCGTTCACCACGATGCGGCGCAGCCAGCTCTTCACCGTGCAGTCATGACGGAACTGACCGGCCGCGCAGTGTGCCGAGAGCATCGCTTCCTGCAAGGCATCGCGGGCGTCGTCGGGACAGCGGGTGGTGATCCGTGCCAGCCGGTACAGCTGCGGCTCGTAGCGGCGGAACAGCTCCTCGAAAGCGAACCGATCCCCGGCGAGATGCGCGGTCAGCAATTGTTCGTCAGTGCGGTCGTCCGCCGTGATATCCCCCACAGCCGAACCCTAGGTTCCGCTGCGGCCGCGGCCGGGCACCTCTTTGCCGCAACCCGCTGAACTGCGCGATTGCCGAGTCCAGCCTGGGGATAATTCCGCTCAGGAGCGGGCGGTGACCGTCACCTCGGAGATATCGGTGCGGCTTTTGCCGTCGACGGTGCCCAGCGTCGAGATCCACACCAGGACGTACGAGGTCGGTGCGGCCTCGGGCACGTCGATGGTGTTGGAACCCTTCTTCAGTGGCGTCGGCGGGGTCAGTTCGGTGGTATCGGACAGCGAGGCCGGATTGGCCGTGTCGGCCGAACGGATCTGGACCGAAGTGCCCACGCTGGACACGGTGACCGTGATCGACCCGATATCGGTGGGCTTGGGCAACTGCAGCATCAGGCCGACACCGTTCTTGAAGCCGGGGAAGGGCACCGGGTCGGAGTAGGTGTCGGTGGGCCACGCGGTCGCGGGGTTCCCGTCGATCGCCAGACCGGCCTCGTTGGGAGCGTCGGCGCCACCCTCGGGGGAGAAGACGGTGGCCCGGACCGGCTTGACCGTTCCACTGTCGGACTCGGCCGTGGTGCTGCTGCTGGGGTTGTTCAGGCCGAGCTCGTCGCGGTTGATCCCGCCACCCACGTCACCGAAGATCCGGCTGAGCACGGTGACCAGCAGGACGAAGACCAGCACGACGACCACGCCGCCGACGGCGAGTCCGATGATCAGGCCCTTGCGGCGCCGCGCGACGGCGTCCGGGTCGGCATCGGCGGCACCCGAACGCGCAGGCTGGTCGGCCGAGGACGCGTCCAGCGGGGCGATGTATTCGGTGCGGTCGGCCACCGCGGTGGCCTGCTGCAGCAGGTTCAGCAGCGTCGGTGCGCTGCGGATACCACCGTTTTCCTGCACCGCGCGGGCGGCTGCGGCGGAGATCTGGAAGGGAATATCCGCATTGACCGTCTGTGGC
The sequence above is drawn from the Mycolicibacterium neoaurum VKM Ac-1815D genome and encodes:
- a CDS encoding ParA family protein → MTGQRDVSRETWTAEPEAWPTIDTPIAAEAERASRLLHNRERGLPRPARQRIFTIANQKGGVGKTTTAVNVAAALARQGLQVLVIDLDPQGNASTALGIEHRQGTPSSYEVLIGEIPLADALQRSPHNDKLYCVPATIDLAGAEIELVSMVAREGRLRSALGALRDHSFDYVFIDCPPSLGLLTINALVAAPEVLIPIQCEYYALEGVGQLLRNIEMVKSHLNPELNVTTVVLTMYDGRTRLADQVAEDVRAHFGDKVLRTVIPRSVKVSEAPGYGMTILDYDPGSRGAMSYLDASREIAERGRSVK
- a CDS encoding ParB/RepB/Spo0J family partition protein, producing the protein MNQAKKRSGLGRGLASLIPTGPGEGEALGAPRIGDSAADVLMGGAPKPAAPAPTAAEEAAVAEFGAVYREIDPTLIDPNPRQPRQVFDEEALSELIHSIKEFGVMQPIVVRAMPAVDGATRYQLVMGERRWRASQEAGLTAIPAIVRETADDSMLRDALLENIHRAQLNPLEEAAAYQQLLEEFGVTHDELASRIGRSRPLISNMIRLLRLPIAVQRRVAAGVLSAGHARALLALEGGPERQEELAARIVAEGLSVRATEEAVTLANRNGPADPPAPRRKPIQMPGLQDVAEQLSTAFDTRVTVSLGKRKGKIVVEFGSVDDLQRIVELMNSAK
- a CDS encoding N-acetylmuramoyl-L-alanine amidase; this translates as MSILRRGDRGSAVVEIRAALAGLGMLEHPDAEPTTGKHIVADLFDAELDHAVRAFQQHRGLLVDGLVGEATARALREASYQLGARTLSHQFGAPMYGDDVATLQARLQDLGFYTGLVDGHFGLQTHNALMFFQREYGLFPDGICGPETLRSLYFLGSRVTGGSPHAIREEELVRRSGPRLSGKRVIIDPGRGGSDLGAIIQGPEGPISEADILWDLASRLEGRMTAIGMDTFLSRSAASSPSDAERAATANTVGADLMISLRCTTHSSATASGVASFHFGNSHGSVSTIGRNLADFIQRELVARTGSRDCRVHGRTWDLLRLTRMPTVQVDLGYVTNTHDRTLLASAASRDAIAEGMLAAVKRLYLLGKDDRPTGTFTFAELLAHELSVEAGRVAPS
- the trxA gene encoding thioredoxin — its product is MAENSATVTVTDDSFKQDVLSSSTPVLVDFWATWCGPCKMVAPVLEEIAAEKSGELTVAKLDVDANPETARDFQVVSIPTMILFKDGQPVKRIVGAKGKAALLREIADDLA
- the trxB gene encoding thioredoxin-disulfide reductase; this translates as MSTTSEDTSPIHDVIIIGSGPAGYTAAVYTARAQLKPLVFEGISFGGALMTTTEVENYPGFREGITGPNLMEEMREQALRFDADLRMEDVDSVDLSGPVKTVTVGDETFRAKSVILAMGAAARQLGIPGEQERIGLGVSTCATCDGFFFREQDIAVIGGGDSAMEEAIFLTKFARSVTLIHRRDEFRASKIMLERAQANEKITILTNTAVDEIEGDPKVTGIRLRNTVTGEESKLAVSGVFVAIGHIPRSDLVKGQVDLDDDGYVKVIGRSTATSVEGVFAAGDLVDHTYRQAITAAGSGCSAALDTERWLTEFPAPTED
- the sigM gene encoding RNA polymerase sigma factor SigM, which codes for MGDITADDRTDEQLLTAHLAGDRFAFEELFRRYEPQLYRLARITTRCPDDARDALQEAMLSAHCAAGQFRHDCTVKSWLRRIVVNACLDRLRRHRARPTAPLDPELAGHAPDPTTALDTAIVVEKALMRLPIDQRAAIVAVDMQGFSVAETAALLGVPEGTVKSRCARGRSKLAATLAHLSASVAR